The following is a genomic window from Sulfurimonas sp. C5.
AATAATTACTAGAATTGCACCGTATGCTAAAACTTTTGGACGGAAGAACTGAGTTTTTCCTTTTCTATCAACTATTTCATAATCACTTGACCAAGTAACTAGTGACGGTTTTCCAAGTTTGCCCATAACAGTTGTACACGCATCAACACACTCTAAACAGTTAATACATTCTAATTGAAGACCTTTACGGATGTCGATATGTGTAGGACAAACAGTCACACACTTCTCACAAGTCGTACACTCTGCCGTTTCATTTACTGCTAGAAGATCTTTTTGTTTTGTAAACCCTTTATGACCTTCTTGATCATAGATAGTCCCACCACGATACTCATCATATAAAGCCATAACGGTATGTTCGTCATAAAGAACTGATTGTATACGAGAATAAGGACATACATATACACAAAAATTCTCTTTTAAAAATACGATATCGTAAATTAAGAAAACCGCTACAGCAACAACAAAGCCAATCATTACCATATGATCAGCAGGATTATCCAAATATGTAAAAAAGTCTTGCGGCGGAACAAAATACCACATAAAATCTGCACCTGCAAGAAGCGCCAATACTGACCAGATTAAAACTGCAAGTACTTTTTTTACTTTATTCTCCGGTTTTGACATATCCGGCTCTTGTTGTTTGTTAGCTATACGTTTTCTAAGACCTAAAAGCTTTGTCTCTATCAAATCACGATATACGACTCTAAAAATAGTCTGAGGACATAGCCAACCACAAAATACACGTCCACCCACAACTGTAATACCAAAAATACCAATAAAGAGTAACATCAATAAAAACGGCATTAGATACAACTCTTGCATATCAAACTGGATAAAAGCAAGATGTAATTTCATCTTGTCAAAACTTAGTAAAAACAGGTGATTCCCATTTATCTCTATCCAAGGGACAACTATCGATACAATAGTTGCAAAAACGTACATATAGTACCGTTTAAATCTCCATGGTGAAGGAATTACAAAATCCTTCTTTACCGACTCCGCTGCACTCATTCAAACTCTCCTCATCTTAATTGTAGTATGGTCTTTTTAATTCGGACATACAATCGTATTAATTATATGTTCTTCAGCATCTTCTGGCGCTTTTGGCAATAAAGAACCAACAGCCACCTGTTTCAATTCACGCGATTCTATGTAGTCTTTTAAAGAACTTCTACTTACTTTGAGTAAACGTGCTATTTCACTTACACTTTTACCCTCTTTTATATATTGGACAATCTCATTTATGTATGTATCAAACTTAGAACTAGACTTGCTTCCTTTTGGTCTTCCTATAGAGCGTTTTGATTCCTCTTTGAGCTTTTGTCTTAAATGATCCATCAATCCAAGTACCAGCATTGCGCTGCTTCCTTTGGACATTATAACATTTTGCTTAATAAAGTGGACATTAAATTCATTACGTAATAAACATGAAAACATCTGAATAAGATCTTCCATATTTGTCGTTAAAACCCATATATCACTCACAAGCAAAGTAGAACCCATATGTGACTGAAAATATTGTGTCACTTCCGAACGCTCTTCTAAACGCTTATTTTGTGAAGAATAATCAATAAATTCGTCATCAATAACTAACTTGTTAGTAATAGCATAAGAATTGATAAGTTGTAATTGCTCATGAACAGCATCAAAATTTTTTTCAGGTCTAATGTAAGCCAATATCATTAACGGATAAACTCCACATAAATTTGATTTTCATCGTCATTATAGATCTATTTGATGTTAAAAGTCAATAGCTTTTTCTATTTTTTCGTCAATTTTGCTTAAAAAATCGATTTTACCCCTCTAAATACAGAAGTTTTTATAGTTAAAAATGATAAAATAATCACATTTAATGCAAAATATCTACACCAAACAAAAAGATTTATATATATGACGACAAAACAGTATATTTTAGACACAATCAAATCACGCCCGTTGATCATAGATGGAGCGATGGGAACCCAACTACAACAACGTGAAGATCAGATAACGCAAGAAGCATGGGAAGGTAAAGAGGGGTGTAATGAACTTTTAAACGTTACTGCACCTGAGATTATGAATGATATTTTCAATGCCTATCTTACAGCCGGAGCTGATCTGATCACTACAAATACGTTTGGGTCATTTGCTTGGGTGTTAGATGAATACGGTATTGCAGATCGTGCTTATGAGCTCACTCGTGCTGGTGCCGAATTAGTTAAAAAGAAATGTGAAGAGTTCTCGACACCTGAACATCCGAGATTTTGTTTAGGGTCTATCGGGCCTGGAACAAAACTACCATCACTCGGACATATTACATATGATGAGATGTACAAGGGATATACTGAGTTTTGTTTAGGACTTATTGATGGTGGCGTAGATATTTTCCTACTAGAAACTGCTCAAGACCCGCTTCAAATCAAAGCAGCGCTACACGCATGTCAAGAAGCTTGTCGTCAAAGAGATGTAGAAATTCCAATAATGGTGTCAGTTACGATCGAGCTCAGCGGGACTATGCTAATCGGTACCGATGCAAGTACAATTGCAGCCATTTTAGAACCATTTGACATTATTTCACTCGGTTTTAACTGTGGAACAGGACCTGATCAAGTTGAAAAGCATGTAAAAACACTAAGTGAACTTTGGGGAAAACCAATCAGTGTACACGCAAATGCAGGACTTCCTCAAAACCGCGGTGGATATACTTACTATCCAATGGGGCCTGAAGAGTTCGCAGACAAACAAGAAAACTTTTTACAATATGATGGTGTCAGTTTCTTAGGAGGTTGTTGTGGAACAACCCCTCAACATATCCGTGCACTTGTAAATCGTGTAACTAACAAACAACCAAAGCCTGCAACAGGAAAACAACCTACATCCTTAGCATCTCTGTTTAACACAGTTGCTATCAAGCAAGATCCAGCCCCGCTTCTTATTGGTGAGCGTAGTAATGCAACTGGTTCAAAAGCATTCCGAGAACTTCTTTTAGATGAAGATTATGAAGGGACACTCAGTGTAGGACAACAACAGGTGCGTGCAGGAGCACACCTTCTTGACGTATCTGTCGGTTTTGCCGGACGTGACGAAACAAAAGATATGAACGAGGTCATGGGTCTATATTCACAAAAGATCTCTATCCCTCTAATGCCAGATTCAACCCAATTACCGGCGTTAGAAACTGCCCTTAAAAATATCGGTGGAAAACCAATCATCAACTCTGTCAACCTTGAAGATGGTATCGAGAAGTTTGATGCAGTATGTCAGCTGGCAAAAAAATTCGGTGCTTCCCTAGTATGTCTTGTAATCGATGAAATTGGTATGGCAAAAACTACAGAGCGAAAACTCGAAGTAGCTGAACGTATTTATGAATTAGCTACACAAAAACATGGAATTAATCCAGAGGACTTAGTATTTGACCTTTTAACATTTACACTTGGTAGTGGTGATGAAGAGTATGTTGATGCAGGAATCAACACCATCGAAGCGATCCGTGAGTTTCAAAAAAGACATCCTGAAGTTGGAACTACTTTAGGTCTTTCAAATATCTCATTTGGTTTAGATAAAGATGCAAGACCATATCTTAACTCAATGTTTTTACACCACTGTATAGAAGCAGGACTTACATCGGTAATTATCAACGTAAAACACATCATCCCTATCAATAAGATCTCAAAAGAGGATC
Proteins encoded in this region:
- the ccoG gene encoding cytochrome c oxidase accessory protein CcoG — encoded protein: MSAAESVKKDFVIPSPWRFKRYYMYVFATIVSIVVPWIEINGNHLFLLSFDKMKLHLAFIQFDMQELYLMPFLLMLLFIGIFGITVVGGRVFCGWLCPQTIFRVVYRDLIETKLLGLRKRIANKQQEPDMSKPENKVKKVLAVLIWSVLALLAGADFMWYFVPPQDFFTYLDNPADHMVMIGFVVAVAVFLIYDIVFLKENFCVYVCPYSRIQSVLYDEHTVMALYDEYRGGTIYDQEGHKGFTKQKDLLAVNETAECTTCEKCVTVCPTHIDIRKGLQLECINCLECVDACTTVMGKLGKPSLVTWSSDYEIVDRKGKTQFFRPKVLAYGAILVIITIILGLMGTTKEHMLLNINKETQAYSIEKKAGEVRVDNAYTFLIQNTQQDSMKYYFDVVMPEGFKGKIEVVRPTKPFTVVPEKIKKKIVILRTTDNLAQHETQDTIIPIKIHAYALGTDGKPSQKISVFRNSTFIYPSQRQVK
- a CDS encoding recombinase family protein, producing MILAYIRPEKNFDAVHEQLQLINSYAITNKLVIDDEFIDYSSQNKRLEERSEVTQYFQSHMGSTLLVSDIWVLTTNMEDLIQMFSCLLRNEFNVHFIKQNVIMSKGSSAMLVLGLMDHLRQKLKEESKRSIGRPKGSKSSSKFDTYINEIVQYIKEGKSVSEIARLLKVSRSSLKDYIESRELKQVAVGSLLPKAPEDAEEHIINTIVCPN
- the metH gene encoding methionine synthase, whose product is MTTKQYILDTIKSRPLIIDGAMGTQLQQREDQITQEAWEGKEGCNELLNVTAPEIMNDIFNAYLTAGADLITTNTFGSFAWVLDEYGIADRAYELTRAGAELVKKKCEEFSTPEHPRFCLGSIGPGTKLPSLGHITYDEMYKGYTEFCLGLIDGGVDIFLLETAQDPLQIKAALHACQEACRQRDVEIPIMVSVTIELSGTMLIGTDASTIAAILEPFDIISLGFNCGTGPDQVEKHVKTLSELWGKPISVHANAGLPQNRGGYTYYPMGPEEFADKQENFLQYDGVSFLGGCCGTTPQHIRALVNRVTNKQPKPATGKQPTSLASLFNTVAIKQDPAPLLIGERSNATGSKAFRELLLDEDYEGTLSVGQQQVRAGAHLLDVSVGFAGRDETKDMNEVMGLYSQKISIPLMPDSTQLPALETALKNIGGKPIINSVNLEDGIEKFDAVCQLAKKFGASLVCLVIDEIGMAKTTERKLEVAERIYELATQKHGINPEDLVFDLLTFTLGSGDEEYVDAGINTIEAIREFQKRHPEVGTTLGLSNISFGLDKDARPYLNSMFLHHCIEAGLTSVIINVKHIIPINKISKEDQEICDNLIFNRGEEPLFKFIDHFSTKEAVDSEAEDAEYLAMSDEEKIKKLLMDGDKERMIPLVEEARHKIKPEVIVNEILIDAMKVVGELFGSGQMQLPFVLQSAETMKKTVDHLNPYLPKVEKQVDTTLALGTVKGDVHDVGKNLVDIILSNNGYKVKNLGIKVELQEFIKEMEAGHISALGMSGLLVKSTQVMKENLEELQRRGIKIPVLLGGAALTRSFIDDFCRPIYDGPIFYCKDAFDGVTAMSRIEAGNFDTNLHPDAPEIEHKEKKEVVIPPLAELKMPDRNVTVPTPPFWGRREIKLTQQQVEMAFEWINHKILFKQRWGYNSKGLSKEAYEKQLDEVVWPAYEKLKQRFLDEKLFEPTILYGYWPCRSDDTSLLIFDESEGYNSEDQINRDPLDNVIGRAKEILTFPRQSKQPHRALSDFFHADRHDVIAMTCVSAGAKLSTLEKEIYDRGDYTEYYQVHGLGVELAEALAEVAHKQIRLDLNIADNEGATLADVQMNKYQGARYSFGYPACPDLELNRPLFNLLKPEEFGIELSETFQIHPEQSTSALVVYHPNATYYNI